One genomic segment of Homo sapiens chromosome 14, GRCh38.p14 Primary Assembly includes these proteins:
- the SLC25A29 gene encoding mitochondrial basic amino acids transporter isoform 1 (isoform 1 is encoded by transcript variant 1), translating into MALDFLAGCAGGVAGVLVGHPFDTVKVRLQVQSVEKPQYRGTLHCFKSIIKQESVLGLYKGLGSPLMGLTFINALVFGVQGNTLRALGHDSPLNQFLAGAAAGAIQCVICCPMELAKTRLQLQDAGPARTYKGSLDCLAQIYGHEGLRGVNRGMVSTLLRETPSFGVYFLTYDALTRALGCEPGDRLLVPKLLLAGGTSGIVSWLSTYPVDVVKSRLQADGLRGAPRYRGILDCVHQSYRAEGWRVFTRGLASTLLRAFPVNAATFATVTVVLTYARGEEAGPEGEAVPAAPAGPALAQPSSL; encoded by the exons GTACGGCTTCAGGTCCAGAGCGTGGAGAAGCCTCAGTACCGCGGGACGTTGCACTGCTTCAAGTCCATCATCAAGCAAGAGAGC GTGCTGGGCCTGTACAAGGGCCTGGGCTCGCCGCTCATGGGGCTCACCTTCATCAACGCGCTGGTGTTCGGGGTGCAGGGCAACACCCTCCGGGCCCTGGGCCACGACTCGCCCCTCAACCAGTTCCTGGCAGGTGCGGCGGCGGGCGCCATCCAGTGCGTCATCTGCTGCCCCATGGAGCTGGCCAAGACGCGGCTGCAGCTGCAGGACGCGGGCCCAGCGCGCACCTACAAGGGCTCGCTGGACTGCCTCGCGCAGATCTACGGGCACGAGGGTCTGCGTGGCGTCAACCGGGGCATGGTGTCCACGTTGCTGCGTGAGACGCCCAGCTTCGGCGTCTACTTCCTCACCTATGACGCTCTCACGCGGGCGCTGGGCTGCGAGCCGGGCGACCGCCTGCTGGTGCCCAAGCTGCTGTTGGCGGGCGGTACGTCAGGCATCGTGTCCTGGCTCTCTACCTATCCTGTGGACGTGGTCAAGTCGCGGCTGCAGGCGGACGGACTGCGGGGCGCCCCGCGCTACCGCGGCATCCTGGACTGCGTGCACCAGAGCTACCGCGCCGAGGGCTGGCGCGTCTTCACACGGGGGCTGGCGTCCACGCTGCTGCGCGCCTTCCCCGTCAACGCTGCCACCTTCGCCACCGTCACGGTGGTGCTCACCTACGCGCGCGGCGAGGAGGCCGGGCCCGAGGGCGAGGCTGTGCCCGCCGCCCCTGCGGGGCCTGCCCTGGCGCAGCCCTCCAGCCTGTGA
- the SLC25A29 gene encoding mitochondrial basic amino acids transporter isoform X4: MPPAPGVAGVLVGHPFDTVKVRLQVQSVEKPQYRGTLHCFKSIIKQESVLGLYKGLGSPLMGLTFINALVFGVQGNTLRALGHDSPLNQFLAGAAAGAIQCVICCPMELAKTRLQLQDAGPARTYKGSLDCLAQIYGHEGLRGVNRGMVSTLLRETPSFGVYFLTYDALTRALGCEPGDRLLVPKLLLAGGTSGIVSWLSTYPVDVVKSRLQADGLRGAPRYRGILDCVHQSYRAEGWRVFTRGLASTLLRAFPVNAATFATVTVVLTYARGEEAGPEGEAVPAAPAGPALAQPSSL; this comes from the exons GTACGGCTTCAGGTCCAGAGCGTGGAGAAGCCTCAGTACCGCGGGACGTTGCACTGCTTCAAGTCCATCATCAAGCAAGAGAGC GTGCTGGGCCTGTACAAGGGCCTGGGCTCGCCGCTCATGGGGCTCACCTTCATCAACGCGCTGGTGTTCGGGGTGCAGGGCAACACCCTCCGGGCCCTGGGCCACGACTCGCCCCTCAACCAGTTCCTGGCAGGTGCGGCGGCGGGCGCCATCCAGTGCGTCATCTGCTGCCCCATGGAGCTGGCCAAGACGCGGCTGCAGCTGCAGGACGCGGGCCCAGCGCGCACCTACAAGGGCTCGCTGGACTGCCTCGCGCAGATCTACGGGCACGAGGGTCTGCGTGGCGTCAACCGGGGCATGGTGTCCACGTTGCTGCGTGAGACGCCCAGCTTCGGCGTCTACTTCCTCACCTATGACGCTCTCACGCGGGCGCTGGGCTGCGAGCCGGGCGACCGCCTGCTGGTGCCCAAGCTGCTGTTGGCGGGCGGTACGTCAGGCATCGTGTCCTGGCTCTCTACCTATCCTGTGGACGTGGTCAAGTCGCGGCTGCAGGCGGACGGACTGCGGGGCGCCCCGCGCTACCGCGGCATCCTGGACTGCGTGCACCAGAGCTACCGCGCCGAGGGCTGGCGCGTCTTCACACGGGGGCTGGCGTCCACGCTGCTGCGCGCCTTCCCCGTCAACGCTGCCACCTTCGCCACCGTCACGGTGGTGCTCACCTACGCGCGCGGCGAGGAGGCCGGGCCCGAGGGCGAGGCTGTGCCCGCCGCCCCTGCGGGGCCTGCCCTGGCGCAGCCCTCCAGCCTGTGA
- the SLC25A29 gene encoding mitochondrial basic amino acids transporter isoform X5, translating to MGLTFINALVFGVQGNTLRALGHDSPLNQFLAGAAAGAIQCVICCPMELAKTRLQLQDAGPARTYKGSLDCLAQIYGHEGLRGVNRGMVSTLLRETPSFGVYFLTYDALTRALGCEPGDRLLVPKLLLAGGTSGIVSWLSTYPVDVVKSRLQADGLRGAPRYRGILDCVHQSYRAEGWRVFTRGLASTLLRAFPVNAATFATVTVVLTYARGEEAGPEGEAVPAAPAGPALAQPSSL from the coding sequence ATGGGGCTCACCTTCATCAACGCGCTGGTGTTCGGGGTGCAGGGCAACACCCTCCGGGCCCTGGGCCACGACTCGCCCCTCAACCAGTTCCTGGCAGGTGCGGCGGCGGGCGCCATCCAGTGCGTCATCTGCTGCCCCATGGAGCTGGCCAAGACGCGGCTGCAGCTGCAGGACGCGGGCCCAGCGCGCACCTACAAGGGCTCGCTGGACTGCCTCGCGCAGATCTACGGGCACGAGGGTCTGCGTGGCGTCAACCGGGGCATGGTGTCCACGTTGCTGCGTGAGACGCCCAGCTTCGGCGTCTACTTCCTCACCTATGACGCTCTCACGCGGGCGCTGGGCTGCGAGCCGGGCGACCGCCTGCTGGTGCCCAAGCTGCTGTTGGCGGGCGGTACGTCAGGCATCGTGTCCTGGCTCTCTACCTATCCTGTGGACGTGGTCAAGTCGCGGCTGCAGGCGGACGGACTGCGGGGCGCCCCGCGCTACCGCGGCATCCTGGACTGCGTGCACCAGAGCTACCGCGCCGAGGGCTGGCGCGTCTTCACACGGGGGCTGGCGTCCACGCTGCTGCGCGCCTTCCCCGTCAACGCTGCCACCTTCGCCACCGTCACGGTGGTGCTCACCTACGCGCGCGGCGAGGAGGCCGGGCCCGAGGGCGAGGCTGTGCCCGCCGCCCCTGCGGGGCCTGCCCTGGCGCAGCCCTCCAGCCTGTGA